From Lysobacter auxotrophicus, the proteins below share one genomic window:
- a CDS encoding SapC family protein has translation MARYELLNNITHKDLRVATRFGREFGDDIGMVLAFPTEFAELQREYPIFFRKDRESGQWQAVALLGFDAKENLFLQGERWNAAYLPGAIAKGPFLIGFQEQHIEGELRREPVVHVDMDHPRIQAGDGEAVFLPQGGNSAYLDHISTVLRGIRDGVDAGQAMYAAFDQFELIQPVSLEITLDEGHRVSLSGLYNIDRDRLAALDAEKLHALHRAGYLEGAYLVLASVHNLRRLMAEKQRRLRETAQ, from the coding sequence ATGGCCCGATACGAACTGCTCAACAACATCACGCACAAGGACCTGCGCGTCGCCACGCGTTTCGGTCGCGAGTTCGGCGACGACATCGGCATGGTGCTGGCGTTCCCGACCGAGTTCGCCGAGCTGCAGCGCGAATACCCGATCTTCTTCCGCAAGGACCGCGAGAGCGGGCAGTGGCAGGCCGTCGCGCTGCTCGGGTTCGACGCGAAGGAAAACCTCTTCCTGCAGGGCGAACGCTGGAACGCGGCGTACCTGCCCGGCGCGATCGCGAAGGGGCCGTTCCTGATCGGCTTCCAGGAACAGCACATCGAAGGCGAGCTGCGTCGCGAGCCGGTGGTGCACGTGGACATGGACCATCCGCGCATCCAGGCCGGCGACGGCGAAGCGGTGTTCCTGCCGCAGGGCGGCAACAGTGCCTACCTCGACCACATTTCCACGGTGCTGCGCGGCATCCGCGACGGCGTCGACGCCGGTCAGGCGATGTACGCCGCGTTCGACCAGTTCGAACTCATCCAGCCGGTGTCGCTGGAGATCACGCTCGACGAAGGCCACCGCGTGAGCCTGTCGGGCCTGTACAACATCGATCGCGACCGCCTGGCCGCACTCGATGCCGAGAAACTGCACGCGCTGCATCGCGCGGGTTACCTGGAAGGCGCGTACCTCGTGCTCGCCTCCGTGCACAACCTGCGCCGGCTGATGGCCGAAAAGCAGCGGCGACTGCGCGAGACCGCGCAGTGA